A genomic window from Chitinophagaceae bacterium includes:
- a CDS encoding 2-oxoglutarate oxidoreductase, which translates to MQTEELVLPETMLEIKSPECQEEEYEMVYHRPATLLDVNMHYCPGCAHSLVHKLIMEVVEEMGIQEKTIGVAPVGCSVFAYDYMDIDMQEAAHGRAAAVATAIKRLMPDKYVFTYQGDGDLAAIGIAETLHAINRGENILIVFMNNAVYGMTSGQMAPTTLAGMKTTTSPDGRDVGYYGAPIKVAELMSNLPGAFFVTRQAVNSANGVRRTKKALQQAFNYQQLHKGTCLVEIIGNCPSNWKMTPIEASKFIDEEMIKTFPLGDIKLPKPEELKNNLEGK; encoded by the coding sequence ATGCAAACTGAAGAACTTGTTTTGCCTGAAACAATGCTGGAAATAAAATCACCTGAATGCCAGGAAGAAGAATATGAAATGGTGTATCACCGGCCGGCAACTTTGCTGGATGTGAACATGCATTACTGTCCCGGATGCGCGCACAGCCTGGTGCACAAACTGATTATGGAAGTGGTGGAAGAAATGGGCATTCAGGAAAAAACTATTGGCGTGGCACCTGTTGGTTGCTCTGTTTTCGCGTATGACTATATGGATATTGATATGCAGGAAGCTGCACATGGAAGAGCCGCTGCCGTAGCCACAGCCATCAAAAGACTGATGCCTGATAAATATGTATTCACCTATCAGGGAGATGGTGATCTTGCCGCGATTGGTATCGCAGAAACATTGCATGCCATCAATCGTGGAGAAAATATACTGATCGTTTTCATGAACAATGCCGTGTATGGAATGACCAGCGGACAAATGGCACCAACCACACTGGCGGGAATGAAAACTACAACGAGCCCGGATGGAAGAGACGTTGGCTATTATGGTGCACCCATTAAAGTTGCTGAACTGATGTCGAATCTGCCCGGCGCTTTTTTTGTAACACGTCAGGCCGTCAACAGCGCGAACGGAGTGCGTCGCACGAAAAAAGCTTTGCAGCAGGCATTCAACTATCAACAACTGCATAAAGGAACCTGCCTGGTTGAAATAATCGGTAATTGTCCGTCCAATTGGAAGATGACACCGATAGAAGCGTCAAAATTTATTGATGAAGAAATGATCAAAACGTTTCCGTTAGGTGATATTAAATTGCCAAAGCCGGAGGAGTTAAAAAATAATCTGGAGGGAAAATAA
- a CDS encoding 2-oxoacid:acceptor oxidoreductase family protein produces the protein MLEELVVAGFGGQGVLSLGMTLAYAGMIENKEISWMPSYGPEMRGGTANCITIISDNKISSPIISLFDSALVLNQPSMDKFAPRVKKGGLLLYESGNIFKPANRTDIEIIGIPASTEALMMKNAKIMNMIMLGAYLHLKPIVKTDSILEALKKVLPEKYHHLLDINRQALEKGAALLQQQLKAVS, from the coding sequence ATGTTAGAAGAACTGGTAGTTGCAGGATTTGGTGGACAGGGTGTTTTGTCGTTGGGCATGACACTGGCGTATGCAGGAATGATTGAAAACAAAGAGATTTCATGGATGCCTTCTTATGGTCCTGAAATGAGAGGCGGTACAGCAAATTGTATCACTATTATTTCAGATAATAAAATAAGTTCGCCCATCATCTCCTTGTTCGATTCCGCACTTGTGCTGAATCAGCCCTCTATGGATAAATTTGCTCCGAGGGTGAAAAAAGGAGGATTACTGCTGTATGAATCAGGCAATATTTTCAAGCCGGCCAATAGAACTGACATTGAAATCATTGGCATTCCTGCATCCACGGAAGCATTGATGATGAAGAATGCGAAAATCATGAACATGATCATGTTGGGCGCTTATCTGCATCTCAAGCCCATTGTGAAAACAGATTCCATTCTGGAAGCCTTGAAGAAAGTATTACCGGAAAAATATCACCACCTGCTCGACATCAACAGACAGGCACTGGAAAAAGGAGCGGCACTGCTCCAGCAACAATTAAAGGCAGTATCCTGA
- the pdxH gene encoding pyridoxamine 5'-phosphate oxidase: MKPEEISQLRKEYAMNSLNEEDMAATPFLQFQKWWEDAEHSNIEEMNAMTLATSTVDGLVDARIVLLKAFDENGFVFFTNYNSAKSEQLAQNSNCCLLFFWKELERQVRINGVAEKISLKESIDYFDSRPEGSKIGAWASPQSMVVAGQSWLKETFQFYAERFKHGKIPKPPHWGGYRVKPVCVEFWQGRPSRMHDRILYRNLAKGEWGNGTAGTIKNIINRV; this comes from the coding sequence ATGAAACCGGAAGAAATTTCGCAATTGCGAAAAGAGTATGCAATGAATTCTCTCAACGAAGAAGACATGGCAGCCACGCCTTTTTTGCAATTTCAAAAATGGTGGGAAGATGCGGAGCATTCGAATATTGAGGAGATGAATGCGATGACGTTGGCTACAAGCACTGTTGATGGATTGGTGGATGCAAGAATTGTATTGTTGAAAGCCTTTGATGAAAATGGTTTTGTTTTTTTCACGAATTATAACAGCGCTAAAAGTGAGCAGCTTGCACAAAATTCCAATTGTTGCTTACTGTTTTTTTGGAAGGAACTGGAACGGCAGGTACGCATCAATGGTGTGGCTGAAAAGATATCGCTTAAAGAAAGCATTGATTATTTCGACAGCCGCCCTGAAGGAAGCAAGATCGGGGCATGGGCGTCACCGCAAAGCATGGTAGTGGCCGGTCAATCATGGCTGAAGGAAACCTTCCAGTTTTATGCGGAACGTTTCAAGCATGGTAAAATTCCAAAGCCTCCGCATTGGGGTGGCTATCGCGTAAAACCTGTTTGTGTCGAGTTCTGGCAAGGCCGGCCGAGTCGTATGCATGATCGTATTCTTTATAGAAATCTTGCAAAAGGTGAATGGGGGAATGGAACGGCTGGAACCATAAAGAATATTATTAATCGCGTTTAA